The nucleotide window TTGATGGAATTTCTCTTATAGATtgtattttttgtgatttttgattGTTTTCTCTAAGGGGTCGAAAGTGTTCGATTCACTCTTGATACATTCTAGTAAACGAAGGGTAGCCATGAGATACCCACTTAGAAATTTGCCttctttttttgtgaatttACGCTAGCATAGTTGGCCAAAATGAAATTGAACGCTTACCcaccaaaaaaagaaacttttttttgATCATTTTGGATGTAAAAGAGAAGCTTATATTTGCTTTTGTATGTATACGCCTTTAGAGGTAGTGGTAACTGATTGATACATGTAGTATGATAGTGGGTGGAAGGGTTTGGGTTTTAAGTGAAGGGAAATCAATATAATCTTGTTAAGTTTGTTTGACTTGTTCTTTGGTCTGTCTGCTATGTTCATTGTTCtatcttttttattcttaaactGGATAGGATAATGCCtgttttgttgattttgagttgaataaTGACAAAAGGGTTGctttcattttgatttgatgAAGAAACTACATGGACAGTGGCGATGCCCGTGAAATGGGCTTCAAAAGGCAACGCATAATGGATCAAGGTTCCTCTTATTATGCTACTCCTCCAGGGTCAAGCTATATGTACaatcctcctcctcctccacctCCCCCGGCATACTCTTACCATGGACAGCCTCCACCATTCCCTGTTGTTCGACTCCGTGGCCTCCCGTTTGATTGCTCAGAGACTGAGATTGCTGATTTCTTGCATGGTTTGGATGTAGTTGATGTGCTTCTTGTCCACAAAGGTGGAAGATTTACAGGGGAAGCATACTGTGTTTTGGGGTACCCTCTTCAAGTTGATTTTGCTCTTCAGAGAAATAGGCAGAATATTGGACGAAGATATGTTGAGGTTTTCAGAAGCAAGAAGGAGGAATACTATAAGGCTATAGCCAATGAAGTTTATGATTCTCGTGGTGGTTCAGTTCCGAGGGCTAGATCTGCTGATGAAAGCAAAGACCTTGCAGAACACACTGGCGTATTATGGCTGAGGGGGCTGCCATTCTCAGCTAGCAAGGAAGATATTATTGATTTCTTTAAAGATTTTGAACTTCCAGAA belongs to Solanum stenotomum isolate F172 unplaced genomic scaffold, ASM1918654v1 scaffold15163, whole genome shotgun sequence and includes:
- the LOC125850213 gene encoding uncharacterized protein LOC125850213; amino-acid sequence: MYYRGNYMDSGDAREMGFKRQRIMDQGSSYYATPPGSSYMYNPPPPPPPPAYSYHGQPPPFPVVRLRGLPFDCSETEIADFLHGLDVVDVLLVHKGGRFTGEAYCVLGYPLQVDFALQRNRQNIGRRYVEVFRSKKEEYYKAIANEVYDSRGGSVPRARSADESKDLAEHTGVLWLRGLPFSASKEDIIDFFKDFELPEKSIHITATFEGRPTGEAFVEFASADDSRAAMAKDRMTIGNRYIELFASSSEELEEAVSRGR